The Cataglyphis hispanica isolate Lineage 1 chromosome 5, ULB_Chis1_1.0, whole genome shotgun sequence genome has a segment encoding these proteins:
- the LOC126850103 gene encoding serine-rich adhesin for platelets-like isoform X9 yields MWKVILNVLTTLIVTRLIKADYYEYNQDLYKQNTTPFKCTEDGYHADPHDCRVYYRCVDWGNGNPLTTFRFECGVGTVFSKIKGDICTHPGDSGRPECAGSENELDSNLDNPPENPSPIWTTITPQQTTIQSPVTTPQSIITTQATTRKPETAQSSLTSRPTTDQPENNCKNELECTQEEFLADTCDCKKFYRCVDEGYGKFKKYDFTCGSGTVWDPEIQGCNHAWAVKGNCRQSLENENNINNDGQWHGDMGDNGEQGNDNIGSANQSGQPGQAGDLNNQPGESGQPGQAENPDGQPGQSGSPGYPGIAGTPGFPGYPGTPGSPGTPGSPGTPGSPGTPGSPGSPGTPGSPGTPGSPGTPGSPGTPGYPGTPGSPGTPGSPGTPGSPGTPGSPGTPGSPGTPGSPGTPGSPGTPGSPGTPDSPGTPGFPGMPGSSGIPGSPGTPGPPGTPGSPGIAGSPGIPGSPGNQGTPGFPNNPSSSSYPETSGSSSTSCSPGTSETLSSSSSPDHQLSTDRCTKEGFFAHPNDCRKFYRCVSDGKSFTKYEFQCGVGTVWDSSIESCNHVYTVPHCNHTSDIIPNEPDTSLNEIDSTDRPDTSLLPPMQSSESSTIPPISSRPEISSSTQQAESITSKPIESSQTTSVSYLPPVSSTYPSTTMQVNESISNLPSVTQMTTSISYLPPSSTATTDVTSGSTPDSVSYLPPSTSASIDTKPITSTTSSPLQTGKYECNKEGFYSDPSNCKKFYRCIQGQSGYQKYEFECSPGTAWDQSVQTCNYIEQVASCSMKNNEIDQDSTSSTSNPISGSVITSSTTIASSQITATTSSSAIPTVANIPETSMELSTPEEDKTEASSTTITSVGEKPVSEKPEEIQMPESSSTENLSESSSEQSSSELSEESSSSTESHVSNCTTQKPNNTIVCNNEGFYPHPVRCDKFYRCVDNGNGFNVYHFDCPPGTIFDSSISVCNYPESVYPARDCTTGSTTLSSVNVESTTESETSKESTIITTTIQSTTQQAEESTIISSTTISSTITTTESTITSGTESTTVEISENTENMTESTVESITAITENIIDSSSTERTEAPDSTESTESEKSTTEFEESTTGSQEQSTTESQEQLTTESQEQLTTESQEQLTTESQEQLTTESSNTEGQEQSTTESQEQSTIESQEQSTTESQEQSTTESSELTTMKPASATPCAIGNLTDDQIALVCPTGFRRHPKYCNLFYQCTSEGNMEIKILVLSCPENTIFDEKKIQCLPADKSSDPCTGAKANVRLYRRLENNALSPVKVSSNQLCPEEGHFPYQQGCSNNFYKCKQDIRDNLQGYFYKCPENFIYWSISRRCERVTRLPMCSHLANRNKTDWNNRWQIPTEDFNLSARMLRFS; encoded by the exons ATGTGGAAAGTGATCCTGAATGTTTTAACGACATTAATTGTAACAAGACTGATAAAAGCTG attattatgaatataaccAAGATCTATACAAACAGAATACTACTCCCTTCAAGTGTACAGAGGATGGTTACCATGCTGATCCGCATGACTGCAGGGTTTACTACAGATGCGTGGATTGGGGCAACGGCAACCCATTGACAACCTTTAGATTCGAATGTGGAGTAGGCactgtattttcaaaaattaaaggagATATTTGCACACATCCGGGAGATAGCGGTCGCCCTGAATGCGCCGGATCTGAAAATGAACTTGATTCAAATCTAGATAATCCTCCAGAGAATCCTTCTCCCATATGGACAACAATCACACCGCAACAAACCACTATACAATCTCCAGTGACTACACCACAATCAATAATTACGACCCAAGCGACAACCAGAAAACCGGAAACAGCGCAATCATCGCTAACAAGCCGACCAACCACAGATCAaccagaaaataattgtaaaaatgaacTTGAATGTACACAAGAAGAATTTCTAGCCGATACCTGCgactgcaaaaaattttatagatgcgTAGATGAAGGTTACGGAAAGTTTAAAAAGTATGATTTTACATGCGGTTCGGGAACTGTTTGGGACCCAGAAATTCAAGGGTGCAATCATGCCTGGGCTGTCAAAGGAAATTGCAGGCAAAGCTTGgaaaatgaaaacaatattaataatgatggaCAATGGCACGGAGACATGGGAGATAATGGCGAACAAGGAAATGATAATATTGGCAGTGCAAACCAGTCTGGTCAACCAGGACAAGCCGGAGATCTTAATAATCAGCCAGGAGAATCGGGACAACCAGGACAAGCTGAAAATCCAGATGGTCAACCGGGACAATCGGGTTCTCCAGGCTACCCAGGAATAGCAGGCACTCCAGGTTTTCCCGGCTATCCGGGAACACCAGGTTCTCCAGGCACGCCTGGTTCTCCAGGTACGCCAGGTTCTCCAGGTACGCCAGGTTCTCCTG GTTCTCCGGGCACGCCAGGTTCTCCGGGCACGCCAGGTTCTCCGGGCACGCCAGGTTCTCCGGGCACGCCAG GTTATCCGGGCACGCCAGGTTCTCCGGGCACGCCAGGTTCTCCGGGGACGCCTGGTTCTCCGGGCACGCCTGGTTCTCCGGGCACGCCTGGTTCTCCGGGCACGCCAG GTTCTCCGGGCACGCCAGGTTCTCCAGGTACACCGGGATCTCCAGGTACACCAGATTCTCCAGGCACGCCAGGTTTTCCAGGCATGCCAGGTTCTTCAGGCATTCCGGGTTCTCCAGGTACACCGGGTCCTCCAGGTACACCAGGTTCTCCGGGTATAGCAGGTTCTCCGGGCATTCCAGGCTCTCCTGGAAATCAAGGGACTCCAGGTTTTCCGAACAATCCAAGCTCTTCGAGCTATCCAGAGACATCAGGTTCTTCAAGCACGTCATGTTCTCCTGGAACTTCTGAAACTTTGAGTTCATCAAGCTCCCCTGACCATCAATTATCGACAG ATCGTTGTACGAAAGAAGGCTTTTTTGCTCATCCAAATGATTGTCGCAAGTTTTATCGATGCGTAAGTGATGGCAAGTCTTTTACAAAATACGAATTTCAATGCGGTGTTGGAACTGTCTGGGATTCATCTATTGAAAGTTGTAATCACGTTTACACCGTACCACATTGCAATCATACAAGCGATATAATTCCGAATGAACCCGACACATCGCTAAACGAAATAGATAGCACCGACAGGCCGGATACGAGTTTATTACCGCCTATGCAATCTTCAGAAAGTTCTACTATTCCACCTATATCTTCAAGACCGGAGATATCGTCTTCGACTCAGCAGGCTGAAAGTATTACGAGTAAACCTATTGAATCATCCCAAACTACATCAGTTTCTTATTTGCCACCCGTTAGTAGTACATATCCATCTACAACAATGCAAGTTAACGAATCCATTTCTAATCTGCCTTCCGTAACTCAAATGACCACTTCTATATCCTATTTACCACCTTCAAGTACTGCAACTACAGATGTAACATCTGGATCCACGCCCGATTCTGTTTCATATTTGCCACCTAGTACTAGCGCATCTATAGATACAAAACCCATAACGAGCACTACATCGTCTCCGCTTCAAACTGGAAAATACGAATGTAATAAAGAAGGTTTCTATTCGGATCCTagtaattgcaaaaaattctatCGTTGTATACAAGGCCAATCTGGTTATCAAAAGTACGAGTTTGAATGTAGTCCAGGCACAGCATGGGATCAATCCGTACAAACATGCAATTATATTGAACAAGTAGCTTCGtgttcaatgaaaaataacgaGATCGATCAAGATTCGACATCCAGTACTTCTAATCCCATATCTGGATCTGTTATCACAAGTTCTACAACTATTGCCTCCAGTCAAATCACTGCAACTACCTCGTCATCCGCAATTCCAACAGTTGCCAATATTCCAGAAACATCTATGGAATTGTCTACGCCGGAAGAAGATAAAACAGAAGCTTCGTCAACAACAATTACTAGCGTCGGCGAAAAACCAGTTTCAGAAAAACCAGAAGAAATTCAAATGCCTGAAAGCTCCAGCACGGAAAATTTATCCGAATCCTCATCCGAACAATCTAGTTCCGAATTAAGCGAAGAATCATCTTCATCTACTGAGTCACACGTATCAAATTGCACGACTCAAAAGCCAAACAATACGATAGTATGCAACAACGAAGGTTTCTATCCACATCCAGTTCGATGTGATAAGTTCTATCGCTGCGTTGATAATGGCAATGGTTTCAACGTGTATCATTTTGATTGTCCACCAGGCACTATATTTGATTCTAGCATCAGCGTATGCAATTATCCTGAATCTGTTTATCCTGCGAGAGATTGTACGACTGGAAGTACTACTTTGAGCAGTGTTAACGTGGAATCCACAACCGAATCTGAAACGTCAAAAGAATCAACGATAATTACCACTACTATACAGAGTACAACTCAACAAGCAGAAGAAAGCACAATTATATCTAGTACAACGATATCGTCTACAATAACTACTACAGAAAGCACTATAACTTCTGGTACAGAATCCACAACTGTggaaatatcagaaaatacCGAAAATATGACAGAGTCCACTGTTGAATCAATTACTGCCAtcacagaaaatattatcgattcaTCTAGCACTGAACGGACTGAAGCTCCTGACTCCACGGAATCAACGGAGTCTGAAAAATCCACGACCGAATTTGAAGAATCTACAACAGGATCTCAGGAACAATCGACGACTGAATCGCAGGAGCAATTGACGACTGAATCGCAGGAGCAATTGACGACTGAATCGCAAGAGCAATTGACGACTGAATCGCAAGAGCAATTAACGACAGAATCATCTAATACGGAAGGTCAAGAGCAATCAACGACTGAATCGCAGGAGCAATCAACGATAGAATCTCAAGAACAGTCTACGACAGAGTCTCAGGAACAATCGACGACTGAATCATCAGAACTAACAACGATGAAACCAGCATCTGCAACACCTTGCGCTATAGGCAATTTGACCGATGACCAAATAGCTCTAGTTTGTCCTACTGGCTTCCGAAGGCAtccaaaatattgcaatttattctaTCAATGTACCTCCGAGGGAAATATGGAAATCAAAATCCTCGTATTGAGTTGCCCCGAAAATACTATATTTGATGAGAAAAAGATTCAGTGTCTACCTGCAGATAAAAGTAGTGATCCATGCACAGGCGCCAAAGCAAACGTCAGATTATATAGAAGACTGGAAAATAATGCTTTATCTCCC GTAAAAGTATCGTCAAATCAGCTTTGTCCGGAAGAAGGACATTTCCCTTACCAACAAGGTTGCagtaacaatttttacaaGTGTAAACAGGACATTCGAGACAATTTACAAGGATACTTTTACAAATGTCCCGAGAACTTTATCTATTGGTCGATTTCCAGAAGATGCGAACGCGTGACGCGTCTTCCAATGTGTTCGCATTTGGCGAACAGAAACAAAACCGATTGGAACAATAGATGGCAAATACCAACCGAAGACTTTAATCTTTCCGCCAGAATGTTACGTTTCTCATGA
- the LOC126850103 gene encoding serine-rich adhesin for platelets-like isoform X26, with translation MWKVILNVLTTLIVTRLIKADYYEYNQDLYKQNTTPFKCTEDGYHADPHDCRVYYRCVDWGNGNPLTTFRFECGVGTVFSKIKGDICTHPGDSGRPECAGSENELDSNLDNPPENPSPIWTTITPQQTTIQSPVTTPQSIITTQATTRKPETAQSSLTSRPTTDQPENNCKNELECTQEEFLADTCDCKKFYRCVDEGYGKFKKYDFTCGSGTVWDPEIQGCNHAWAVKGNCRQSLENENNINNDGQWHGDMGDNGEQGNDNIGSANQSGQPGQAGDLNNQPGESGQPGQAENPDGQPGQSGSPGYPGIAGTPGFPGYPGTPGSPGTPGSPGTPGSPGTPGSPGSPGTPGSPGTPGSPGTPGSPGTPGSPGTPGSPGTPGSPGTPDSPGTPGFPGMPGSSGIPGSPGTPGPPGTPGSPGIAGSPGIPGSPGNQGTPGFPNNPSSSSYPETSGSSSTSCSPGTSETLSSSSSPDHQLSTDRCTKEGFFAHPNDCRKFYRCVSDGKSFTKYEFQCGVGTVWDSSIESCNHVYTVPHCNHTSDIIPNEPDTSLNEIDSTDRPDTSLLPPMQSSESSTIPPISSRPEISSSTQQAESITSKPIESSQTTSVSYLPPVSSTYPSTTMQVNESISNLPSVTQMTTSISYLPPSSTATTDVTSGSTPDSVSYLPPSTSASIDTKPITSTTSSPLQTGKYECNKEGFYSDPSNCKKFYRCIQGQSGYQKYEFECSPGTAWDQSVQTCNYIEQVASCSMKNNEIDQDSTSSTSNPISGSVITSSTTIASSQITATTSSSAIPTVANIPETSMELSTPEEDKTEASSTTITSVGEKPVSEKPEEIQMPESSSTENLSESSSEQSSSELSEESSSSTESHVSNCTTQKPNNTIVCNNEGFYPHPVRCDKFYRCVDNGNGFNVYHFDCPPGTIFDSSISVCNYPESVYPARDCTTGSTTLSSVNVESTTESETSKESTIITTTIQSTTQQAEESTIISSTTISSTITTTESTITSGTESTTVEISENTENMTESTVESITAITENIIDSSSTERTEAPDSTESTESEKSTTEFEESTTGSQEQSTTESQEQLTTESQEQLTTESQEQLTTESQEQLTTESSNTEGQEQSTTESQEQSTIESQEQSTTESQEQSTTESSELTTMKPASATPCAIGNLTDDQIALVCPTGFRRHPKYCNLFYQCTSEGNMEIKILVLSCPENTIFDEKKIQCLPADKSSDPCTGAKANVRLYRRLENNALSPVKVSSNQLCPEEGHFPYQQGCSNNFYKCKQDIRDNLQGYFYKCPENFIYWSISRRCERVTRLPMCSHLANRNKTDWNNRWQIPTEDFNLSARMLRFS, from the exons ATGTGGAAAGTGATCCTGAATGTTTTAACGACATTAATTGTAACAAGACTGATAAAAGCTG attattatgaatataaccAAGATCTATACAAACAGAATACTACTCCCTTCAAGTGTACAGAGGATGGTTACCATGCTGATCCGCATGACTGCAGGGTTTACTACAGATGCGTGGATTGGGGCAACGGCAACCCATTGACAACCTTTAGATTCGAATGTGGAGTAGGCactgtattttcaaaaattaaaggagATATTTGCACACATCCGGGAGATAGCGGTCGCCCTGAATGCGCCGGATCTGAAAATGAACTTGATTCAAATCTAGATAATCCTCCAGAGAATCCTTCTCCCATATGGACAACAATCACACCGCAACAAACCACTATACAATCTCCAGTGACTACACCACAATCAATAATTACGACCCAAGCGACAACCAGAAAACCGGAAACAGCGCAATCATCGCTAACAAGCCGACCAACCACAGATCAaccagaaaataattgtaaaaatgaacTTGAATGTACACAAGAAGAATTTCTAGCCGATACCTGCgactgcaaaaaattttatagatgcgTAGATGAAGGTTACGGAAAGTTTAAAAAGTATGATTTTACATGCGGTTCGGGAACTGTTTGGGACCCAGAAATTCAAGGGTGCAATCATGCCTGGGCTGTCAAAGGAAATTGCAGGCAAAGCTTGgaaaatgaaaacaatattaataatgatggaCAATGGCACGGAGACATGGGAGATAATGGCGAACAAGGAAATGATAATATTGGCAGTGCAAACCAGTCTGGTCAACCAGGACAAGCCGGAGATCTTAATAATCAGCCAGGAGAATCGGGACAACCAGGACAAGCTGAAAATCCAGATGGTCAACCGGGACAATCGGGTTCTCCAGGCTACCCAGGAATAGCAGGCACTCCAGGTTTTCCCGGCTATCCGGGAACACCAGGTTCTCCAGGCACGCCTGGTTCTCCAGGTACGCCAGGTTCTCCAGGTACGCCAGGTTCTCCTGGTTCTCCGGGCACGCCAGGTTCTCCGGGCACGCCAG GTTCTCCGGGCACGCCAGGTTCTCCGGGCACGCCAG GTTCTCCGGGCACGCCAGGTTCTCCAGGTACACCGGGATCTCCAGGTACACCAGATTCTCCAGGCACGCCAGGTTTTCCAGGCATGCCAGGTTCTTCAGGCATTCCGGGTTCTCCAGGTACACCGGGTCCTCCAGGTACACCAGGTTCTCCGGGTATAGCAGGTTCTCCGGGCATTCCAGGCTCTCCTGGAAATCAAGGGACTCCAGGTTTTCCGAACAATCCAAGCTCTTCGAGCTATCCAGAGACATCAGGTTCTTCAAGCACGTCATGTTCTCCTGGAACTTCTGAAACTTTGAGTTCATCAAGCTCCCCTGACCATCAATTATCGACAG ATCGTTGTACGAAAGAAGGCTTTTTTGCTCATCCAAATGATTGTCGCAAGTTTTATCGATGCGTAAGTGATGGCAAGTCTTTTACAAAATACGAATTTCAATGCGGTGTTGGAACTGTCTGGGATTCATCTATTGAAAGTTGTAATCACGTTTACACCGTACCACATTGCAATCATACAAGCGATATAATTCCGAATGAACCCGACACATCGCTAAACGAAATAGATAGCACCGACAGGCCGGATACGAGTTTATTACCGCCTATGCAATCTTCAGAAAGTTCTACTATTCCACCTATATCTTCAAGACCGGAGATATCGTCTTCGACTCAGCAGGCTGAAAGTATTACGAGTAAACCTATTGAATCATCCCAAACTACATCAGTTTCTTATTTGCCACCCGTTAGTAGTACATATCCATCTACAACAATGCAAGTTAACGAATCCATTTCTAATCTGCCTTCCGTAACTCAAATGACCACTTCTATATCCTATTTACCACCTTCAAGTACTGCAACTACAGATGTAACATCTGGATCCACGCCCGATTCTGTTTCATATTTGCCACCTAGTACTAGCGCATCTATAGATACAAAACCCATAACGAGCACTACATCGTCTCCGCTTCAAACTGGAAAATACGAATGTAATAAAGAAGGTTTCTATTCGGATCCTagtaattgcaaaaaattctatCGTTGTATACAAGGCCAATCTGGTTATCAAAAGTACGAGTTTGAATGTAGTCCAGGCACAGCATGGGATCAATCCGTACAAACATGCAATTATATTGAACAAGTAGCTTCGtgttcaatgaaaaataacgaGATCGATCAAGATTCGACATCCAGTACTTCTAATCCCATATCTGGATCTGTTATCACAAGTTCTACAACTATTGCCTCCAGTCAAATCACTGCAACTACCTCGTCATCCGCAATTCCAACAGTTGCCAATATTCCAGAAACATCTATGGAATTGTCTACGCCGGAAGAAGATAAAACAGAAGCTTCGTCAACAACAATTACTAGCGTCGGCGAAAAACCAGTTTCAGAAAAACCAGAAGAAATTCAAATGCCTGAAAGCTCCAGCACGGAAAATTTATCCGAATCCTCATCCGAACAATCTAGTTCCGAATTAAGCGAAGAATCATCTTCATCTACTGAGTCACACGTATCAAATTGCACGACTCAAAAGCCAAACAATACGATAGTATGCAACAACGAAGGTTTCTATCCACATCCAGTTCGATGTGATAAGTTCTATCGCTGCGTTGATAATGGCAATGGTTTCAACGTGTATCATTTTGATTGTCCACCAGGCACTATATTTGATTCTAGCATCAGCGTATGCAATTATCCTGAATCTGTTTATCCTGCGAGAGATTGTACGACTGGAAGTACTACTTTGAGCAGTGTTAACGTGGAATCCACAACCGAATCTGAAACGTCAAAAGAATCAACGATAATTACCACTACTATACAGAGTACAACTCAACAAGCAGAAGAAAGCACAATTATATCTAGTACAACGATATCGTCTACAATAACTACTACAGAAAGCACTATAACTTCTGGTACAGAATCCACAACTGTggaaatatcagaaaatacCGAAAATATGACAGAGTCCACTGTTGAATCAATTACTGCCAtcacagaaaatattatcgattcaTCTAGCACTGAACGGACTGAAGCTCCTGACTCCACGGAATCAACGGAGTCTGAAAAATCCACGACCGAATTTGAAGAATCTACAACAGGATCTCAGGAACAATCGACGACTGAATCGCAGGAGCAATTGACGACTGAATCGCAGGAGCAATTGACGACTGAATCGCAAGAGCAATTGACGACTGAATCGCAAGAGCAATTAACGACAGAATCATCTAATACGGAAGGTCAAGAGCAATCAACGACTGAATCGCAGGAGCAATCAACGATAGAATCTCAAGAACAGTCTACGACAGAGTCTCAGGAACAATCGACGACTGAATCATCAGAACTAACAACGATGAAACCAGCATCTGCAACACCTTGCGCTATAGGCAATTTGACCGATGACCAAATAGCTCTAGTTTGTCCTACTGGCTTCCGAAGGCAtccaaaatattgcaatttattctaTCAATGTACCTCCGAGGGAAATATGGAAATCAAAATCCTCGTATTGAGTTGCCCCGAAAATACTATATTTGATGAGAAAAAGATTCAGTGTCTACCTGCAGATAAAAGTAGTGATCCATGCACAGGCGCCAAAGCAAACGTCAGATTATATAGAAGACTGGAAAATAATGCTTTATCTCCC GTAAAAGTATCGTCAAATCAGCTTTGTCCGGAAGAAGGACATTTCCCTTACCAACAAGGTTGCagtaacaatttttacaaGTGTAAACAGGACATTCGAGACAATTTACAAGGATACTTTTACAAATGTCCCGAGAACTTTATCTATTGGTCGATTTCCAGAAGATGCGAACGCGTGACGCGTCTTCCAATGTGTTCGCATTTGGCGAACAGAAACAAAACCGATTGGAACAATAGATGGCAAATACCAACCGAAGACTTTAATCTTTCCGCCAGAATGTTACGTTTCTCATGA